The genomic stretch CAGGTATCTGGCACAGGCAGGCAAATGGGGCAGCATGATCTGCTCAGGAATCTTGCTGGCACAGGTGGAAAACAGAGCTTGTCAAACACTTCCAAGTCCTAAGAGAACAGTGATAGTGTAAGGCAAAGGAGAAAATCATTAGGGAAAGGAGATGAAAGCTATACAGGGAAAGAGGACCACTGAGGAACAATGGTtaagatagacagatagatagatagataaaaaaTTCACACATGCTGAACTCAGAGCTCTGAGGATTTTAACTAAGCACAGAACTGAAGCAGATCCTTGGCAAGATGGAATTGAATTCCAAGCCTCAAAAGAGCTTAGTCACTTCTGCGACTCCTCATCTCCCAGATGTAGTTCTGCAAGAATTCTACAACAGGAAACAGCAAGACAACCTCTCCCTTACCGAGCAGTGGGGGACAATGAAGCGATACAGCCCATCCAAGTGCAGAAATGGAAACCATCGCAGTGATTTCCCCATAAAGAGCAGTAGTgcctggagaggaagaagaaaaaaaaaaggtgagaaaaggCGACAAGAGATGTTAGCAAAAAGATaggaaacaaaaaacacagcaaaaagagaGCGAGCCTAGCAGAGGAGGTCTTGTGCAAGAAGAGAGGTTAGCACCATCAGGGGTGAGGGAAGGCAGATGCATTTACAGCAAATTGACAGAGAGGAGACGGAACTCCCTTGGGGTGGCAGGTAGGAAGTTACCTGCATAAATATACATCTGTACCCAAGGCAAAAATCATCCTCCCTTGGAAATCTGGGTCCTTAATTATCAGACAGGCTCCTTCAGAAGCCAGCTCACACCCTTATCCAACCACCCCCAAACCACCCCTCCTGCCTCACTTCTTGCTGTGTCATGCCCTCTTCTCCATGACAGTTGGTCTCCTCCAGCTCTGGTAGATTCACAGTTTTTCTGGGACGGCTCCAGAATTGAGGTCTGCCCAACCACAGCACTGTGGCCTGGAAACTgcgctgcagctcctgccctTCTCCATTTCCTTCTCCGAGTAGCTGGTAATTGCGTAACATAAGCCCTTCCTTCTGGGTAACCAAGAACAGGCGAGATACGCAGCTGTTTTTTCCTGTGCTGCTCTGGTCCCTCTGACAGCTCTCATTTCTCTCAATATCTGGCTTGGGATCGTCCAATTTCAGCACTTTTGCCTCTGGAATTTCCAGCTCAGATGCTGAGCCGCCATCATCCTTTTTCTTCAAAGAGGAGCTGTTTCTGCTCCTAGGACCCTCCTGGATTTGTACTTCAGGAGCCTGGAGAACCAGCGCATCCTCAAAGTAGAACTGCACATACACACTGAAACGAGAAGTAGTAGCAGTAACACTGCCTGCTGCTGACATGTGGCCTTCCAAACCAAGCAGCTGTGACTGCCCAGCAGGTATTCAGAAAAAGGCAGCTGCCAGGCTGGGCATATTctgaacaaaacagagaaggCAGATTTTTTGCTGATACAGATCTCCTTTCCTGTGAGTAGCAAAGGAGAGTTGCTTTGGCACTGACATACTGTGCTGATAAGCAGCTTTACTATGGTCCTAAATAACTGTAGAATTGTAGAGTGCTTTCACCCAGGCAATGAATAAAGGCACtcacctgttttttttctccctcacatGCTCTACATTTGCCAGCTGTTTCCAGGAGGGAAAATCACTCTGAAGGAATCTCTCCACTACAAGCTGGTAGGCTTCCACTTGCAAGAGAGAGCCTGCAAACACAACAGAGAAAGGAGATGAGCTAATAAAGAAgagaacataaaaacagcaagCTCAATTTCCCCATTTTAAAGTCACGAGGCCAGGCAGTGACAGTTCAGCATCTCCATACCAAATCTCCTCTTCCTTGTTTTGGAGCAGGATAGCAGAACAACAAAAGCTCAGCATGCTCAAGTTTAGCTTAGCGGGACATACCTATGAGAGCTGTATTGGCAAAGGGACTACCATCTTTATGGGATATCACACAGGGAAGTGTGCTGCTCTTGTCCTGCAGATGGAGGGAACTGCTCCTGGAGGAAACTCTCAGCACACCCAATAATACCTGCAATAGAAAAGAAGCTGCAAAGAACATCAAACAATTCCCAGCTTTGAAGGCCATAAATCAAAGAGTacataacagcagcctgaaaTCAGCCCATGAACTGCGGTgtgctgaaaagaaaagcagtgtcATCCCCTAAGAGAAATGGGCATGTATCAAGATAGAGCAAAGGAGAGCACATGTGCTAGAAAGGATGGGGACAACAGGGAGCTCTCAGGGCACAGGCAGTAAAGGGAACAAGGCACCTACCACTCGGGGCTGAAAACTTCCTGCTGAGAACATGCAGTATGACCAGGCCAGACTGCGATTCAGCTCCTGGGTGCCCATGTGCTGCACCTCTGAGGGGGACAGCAGCTGCGATGGACAGAAGTCATCCCAGCTCTTCTGTTTTGCCATGCAACACAGTTTAGACAGAGATGGGGCCTGGCATGGGGGGTCCAGAGTCCAATACTGGGTGAGGgggacaaaaaaacaaacaaacaaacaaactgatttTCTTCCCACCAAACAAACAGGAAACAGCTTGCAGAGCCCTGTCCCACCTGCTGCAGTGGACACTGGTGTCTTTTTGCTAGCATTTCATTATAAATATctcttgtttcctctctgcccGATACCATTCCTTGCAGAAGGGGGACAAGGAACTTCTCAGCAGCTCCACGGTCTTGGTGCACAGAGCTATGCAACAGTCGCCGGTGtccaaagaaacaagaaaacctgaaaaaagaGCGTTAGAGGCATTAGTAGTCCTCACTTCTTAGGTGTTTTGCACATAATTCAGGCATTCTTTCAGTTTGTGACAAGCAAATATGGGGTGCAGGAGCAGAGCTAAGAGTGCAAAAAGAAtatgaagtgattaaaaaaaggagCATTTCAGGGTGAGGTAGATTTATGTCAGGCAACCAGACAAGGAACAGGAAGATATACAGAAGTGGAGAGACTGGCAAAACCCCAAAATGCAAGTGTACAAAAGAATCCATCCAAGATAATCTCCCTCTAAGTCACACAAACAAACTTCCCTGCATTTTGGCTAAGCTTGATATGATTACTCATGTTAGGTATACTTGACTTGCTTTCACAGGATGAAGATCACAAGGCAGAATAAAATATACAGTTtgttctcattcattttttccttgcattgggTTCCTTTCAGAAGTCTAGCTCACTGTTTCTGCATGCCTGGAAGTGGCCATGCCACCAGTCAAAAAAAGCTTACTAATAGAAGGTGAAGTCAAATAAAAAGAGATAGTAACTAATTCACTGGAACAATTTTGAAGCAACAGAAGGACTTGGCAATCACACTGCAAGTAACTGAAAAGGCTAATAGAAAAAATGAAACTTGTAGCTAGCACTCATTCCAGAGGCAGAATTGAAGCTGTTTTATTAGAGAGTGTAGTAAACACTTCATGATGCCAGTAAAGCATATGAAGACAGTGCATTCTATAAAATGCTATTAATTGACTGCCTGAGATTAAATGTGTACCTGTTTCTAAGCTCTGAGGCAGTGGTTACAGTGATCAACCATAACTATACCAGAACACACAAATATTTTCACTAACAGAACCTAGAAGTAAACTTAGTGACTGGCCTAGTGCTGTAGTGCAAACAGACAGCGCAGCCATTGGGGAGAGTGAGTTCTTCAGCAGAAAGTCACCTGGAAGGCTCAGGGATAAGCATGCACAGGAAAACTTGCTAGGATAGAGGTTCTCAAACAGATGCTTACACTACTGACAATATTCAGAACATCTCAAGACAacatgcagagctgctgctgctgctcagaccTGGCTCCTCACAAAAGCCAGTACCCACAGGTCTCTGTATCAGCTGCGATCTGACTGAAACAGCAGTTTCCAGCTCCAGCCACAGTGCTCACCTTGATTTGCCAGGCAAACCAGGTTGGAAGGTGCACATCCCTACAGGGCTTCCATATTTCAAGACAAAAGTTCTCAGGCAGGAGTATGTGAGCACATGTGCTGGGGCACTGCAGCTTCCAGAGAACAGTGGGCTTACTGCATGTGCACTTGAAAAACATACAGGATTTCCTGATAAGAGCAATTGCAAGGTACAAGTGACTGGACTACCAGAGGATGGGAAATCCAGATGTATGTTAAGCTTATGCTAGTAAGCCAGAAGCAATTGCTGCTGCCACTGGTAGTATTCAAGCACAGCAGCTTTATGAACACCCGGTCTAGAGGTGCCCAGACAGCCTACAAAACATATTTCCTCATAGCCTGGCTTAAGAAGGACTGTCCTCACCTCTCCTCGAATGTCTCCAGGAGGCTCACCAGCCAGAGGTAGAGTGGCATGCCAAGATTATAGCGGAAGAGCAGCTGTAAGTAGAGATTTCCTGAAGATACAGTTGGCTGGTAGAAGGTGCTGAGCCTTGAAAAACTCTTCAGCACAACAGTGCTGTTCAGGCAAGCACCAAGTACAATGAAACGGAAGGATACCAGAGGTTTCTGTAGGAGGTGGACATCGATGAGCTATGAAACACAGACATACAACTTAACAGAGAGGAGATGCCTGCTCTGCCACCATTCCCCAAAACTATCACTCCACACCAAACGCTTTGGCTCTCTATTGGATTAATGATAAGCCCAACGGGTCTTGAAAGATCTGCCATTGTTTATGGAGGAATCCTATAATTATCATTTCAACTCCTATGGCCAAGCCCAGACAGTCAGATCCCCGGTTTTGTGCTAGGCACTTGCTGACAAAGACTTAACATTCCTGTTAAATATATTCCCACATACTTGCGTCCCCagggcctggggtgggggggattcttatttactGAAGGCTTTATTTCTCATCAGTCTCAAACTTTACCTTCACACATGCTCCTGGTCGGAGTCCATGTGCAGAGTTCAACAACTGCTGGTAAGCAAGGCACAAGCACACTTTGTTATCTAGTTCAAAGAGACCAGCTTGGGCATTGAGTATTTTGGTGACGGTCccctaaataaaaagcaaacagttaAACTACTAACAATCAGCGATCAAGCAGCAAAGTTAAGGGAGTGTACAGAGTCCTAGAATATAAGAGATTCAACGGCCTGAGTCACAGGGAAATATATCTATCTGCAAGGCAAAGGAGACCTTGCAGATCAGGAGCTGAAGCCCCAAGAGCATGAGTGGGTAAAGGCTAATGTTACAAATTCTTACCACATATGAGATGATCTTGGACTCTTTGGTTGATCCTGGCCTTTCCTGTTCAACCCCCAGCTCTGAGGAGTCACTGAACTGCACAGAGGCCTCAGGGAAAGCAGACTGAGGGGATTTGCCTTGCCAAGCACTGTCCAGGGGCTGCTCTTTCACCTGCTTGGCGCAGTAGGGCAGGAGGCATGAAGAGACACCAGTGACAAACACCCTTTGCCCAGATTTCTTCAGACTGGACATACTCAGGCCTGTTATTATGTACCTGTGGCCCAGCTGGAAGACATGGTGCCATGCCAGTTGGTTGGGTTTCTAGAGCAGAGAAACCAAAAACAACATGATCATctcctgcactgaaaaaaaatttttcctcAGGCCCTGATAACTCAATCCAAAATCTTTTCTGCCATGACGACTGCATCACGCTCTACCATAAGTGGGAAATCTGCAAACTATTCAGGGGCACTGAGACTGCAGGGGGGAGGAGGTCTGTATTTCTGCATGGCATATCACCAGACTTCTTACGCACAAGGACTGTTGTAGGccacatggaagaaaaaaatagcgTCAATAGTAAACAATGAATAAACCAAACTGGGAAGTCAAGGGCAAGCCTCAATGAATGGATTAACCAGCATCTACACAGACACAGCTGGTAAATCTGCGGGCAAAGTTCCAAGAACTTACCTGTACCAGCACTGGGACCCCGACAGCTGAAACGAAGCacttcagaaacagaaagaagaatgTCTTGTGGTGAATACAAAGGAGAGGGCTGAGTTTGGCCAGCTCACCTGCCACACTGAGCTTTGATCTTTTCTTACATGGAATCCTAGAGGGAAATTGAGGAAGCAAACAAAATCAGAGGTGAAAGAAGAACTCAAAAGTATGCCAAAAGCAAAGTATGCAAATATGCAACATGCATGTTCTAGAAATAAAGGATCCAACAAAGTAATAAAAAGCACCTCTCTCAGAGAGGCATGATGTTTCCAAAACAATTCTTGGCTACAAAATGATAACCTTAATTTTTATATACTAAATCccttagatatttttaaaaccctTAATATTTGAAGACAGCAAGATTGAGTTGAACAAATTCACGTGTTCCAAGACAATGGCCAAATTATGAAAAGCTTTAGCACAAATGAGAAGCTGATTATAGTTCAAAAGGAAGTAAAATAAGTCACGAGCAATTCTTCAGCAGAAAACAGAACTTGATATTGTAGATCCATGCAGCGTGACACTGTGGAAGCTCTACGCCTAGAAACAAAAGTGGCCTGAAAGCAACAATGGTGTATTCCTGACAAACTCGGCACAGGGTGAAAGAGCAGCAAAACTTAAAGCagatggggaggaggggaaggagagggagggaatgCTTTTCTTCAGTCATTTCTATTTGTCACATCTTCATTTCAACTCCTACTGGACTTAAATATAAGCATCCTGCTTATTCTAAACAAACAGATATTCTTGATTCTCAGACATAAAAACAATTATGTAactttatgactttttttaaagagatactAAAACCTCAACACACACAAGTACCAGGAACAACATTAAAGATGTTATCAGTCAAGTCATTAAAGGATCACCTCAACCAGCCAGATACGTATCTTAGTAACATATAGTGCATCTGTACATGGTTGCAACCACTGCATTTAAATTGCATGATACTTGCCATTGTACAATTCAAACTTCAATTATGCAAAATTCTTACAATCTTTTCTCTGATAAGTTTTCAATTTCTACTGCTTGCAGTGTTTCTTTTTGTACTGAACAGAGCAAGTGATGCCCGAGGAAGCTGGACACATCACACATACAAAAAGAACAACCAAGCAGAGTAATAGAACCTAAACATGTCAGCTTTGATTTTGTTTACCCTGCAGTAATTGTGGTTCTTCAAACTGTTAAAGCTACTATAGACTCCTCTGTTGATGGGCATACACTCACATGCACAAAGCCGCACGATTCTGACTAAACATACATTGGGGTTGCACACAGGCCCTATGTTTCCTCATACTTTTATACAAGGGCAAAGAGGGTGAGACTGCTTTAGTATCTTTCAGTTCCTGGTACTGACAGCAAATAGAGCGCTAATCTCCTAACCTGCCATCATAGTTTTCTGTCATGTCAAGAAGGTACTGTTTAACCAAGGTGAGGGGCTCTATATTATGCCTATGTAGTTCTCAAGTGATGGCCTTCTTCCAGCACAGGCTAAAGATGGCAGCAACCTGTCAAGGTGTGGCTAAAGGTTCAGTTGTATCTGCCAGCTGATCACAGGCAGAGATAAAAATTAAAAGCTCATGTTTGTGATTAGAGTTTGCTCTGCTAATAGGATAGAAATCACAACAAAAATACATCTAGGTGGTCAAAGAAGTTCAGCGTCAATAAGAGGGCATCGCACATTCTTTTACCTAATTTCTCTCCAGGTGTCAAAGGTGGTTAGGTAAAAAAATCATAGCCTAAGAACTTGTGCTGCAGAGACAAAAACCTTAACCATAAGGTACCAGACAATGAGTAAGAATACCACAAATTTCAAAACCACAGCATTGGTGTTCTATGTTTAGGATGAATCTTTAATAGACAGGTAAACGAGAAGACTGTCAATATTGCTACATGAGAAGTCGAAACCTGTTTTACTCCGCTGAAACATGCCTCAATCTATAACATGGATTTTGAGATACTGCAATACAGAGCAGAATCAAGGTCAGGTGCAGCTTGAAGATGTGAAGCTGAGTCCAAATCATGCAAACTTGTCCATATGAAAACATTTCTACTTAAAGACTATTTTTGCCTGTCAGATTTAAGAAACTCTCTTATCAAGAATCTGTCATTAATTGCTGCTTCTTAGCACTGCCCTGTCAGTGTTACTGTGACTAGGATTTCCTCTCAAGTAGGCAGAGATCCTCTaagctttgtttttcagaataGGGGTGAACATACAAAATTCTCTTCTAACTCTGCAGCAACCAGAGAGCTGAAGCAACTACTCAGTGCATAGGCTCTTTAAACTAACTAGTATCTGTTACATCCATCTTGCAACAGATTTCTCCCACCACACAGGGAAGGGTTTATATGCAACTTCAGGTCTGCCATTTTAGAAAACCATTTACAGGGGGTTTACTACAGCTGGGGCACAGTTAGTGGGGAGAAGTGGCTGCACAGAGAAGTGCTGCTACCAAAACTCAGTACCAATGGGTCATGTCTATTTAGCAATCTGACTGTGAAGATGGGGCACACACATCCATTCAGCAGAACATACATGGTCACTAAGCAGCAACACAAGTTGTATTTTCActattgtaaaaaaataaataaattagggTTTAGATAATGATGCAAATATTTATTATGTAAAAAATTTGATTTCACTTAACTCAGGCGTACAGACACGTTGCTACAACAGAGCACAGCTAAAACTAACGTGGACAATTGGTCAGATATCAGGGACAGGCAGAGGAACTTTAATTTAACAAGAGCCTAACAGCGAAcactaaaataagaaaatagtttCCTTGTTTAGAAAAATCTGTCGAGCCAAACCAAATAGTTACATTTAAAGTAAGTTTCTCAAAAGCAGATAAAcccagttaaaacaaaaaaaaacctaaagCAGCCCGACTAATGAGTTTTTAGAGTTATCAACTTACAGTAAGAGTTCTTTGCTTGAGAAGATAATACTTTATCTAGCACAACCTGAAATTATGAACTTGAATATGATTTGCAATTCCATTGACTACACTTTGACATACTGTAAGTATTATCTGGATTAAAAACAAGTTACTCTATCAGGATCTTTATCTTAGCAATCTAATTAGAATTTGACCAGTGGTTTATACTAATTTCATATTAGAATCTAGAATTACTTCTCAATAATACTTTTGGTTTGCTGTAGGTTCAAAAAATTAAGTTGTGCTAATTAAAATAGTGAATGTCAGCTTAAATGAAAGTTCTTCTGAATGAtaaatttgttttcatcttttctatATTATCAAAATAAACCAGAAGATAATCTACAAATTATTTGATTGTGTTAAGATACAGAATAAAAACTTCCAACAAACTCCTGGAAAACACAGCTGATTACTGAAAAGTGGCTTTATTGTGTAACTTATTTCCACCATTCACCCTTTCGCTTCCAGCTTTGGCAGAAACATAATTTGGCTCTTCCTAAGCCAAGCGCTCCTCATGATGTTAGCAAGTAAGCCTGCCAAacgacagcagcagcactgcgaCACAGTTAAGTGAACTACGTGTTTACCTGGAGGCAAGCAGtggctcagctgctgctgggtaGATGACAGGAATGGTGTCTAGTACTTTCTTTGGGAGGGCATTTACTGGTACTGGATCCACCAGGATTTCCACATACCCCTTGGCACCCTGGTCAGTTTGTGGTACATATGCCCAGCTTGGGAAGAGGAACAGCGACTCCAGCCACTCAAGTTCAAAATGCAGGATCTAAGACAAAGGATAAAGGGTACCGCAGTTTGAGATGAGCTACAGTACATTTTCTCACTGCTACCTACAGTGTTAATCTACTATTATCTACAAAGTTAATCTGCTCTTCCATGCACATCATGAGCTCTTGTTCTACTGCTGGGATTCATTACTGAATGAGAACAGTGTTTTCTGCCCACTCCCCTACTTTGCAAGAAATTCTGTGCTTCCAGACGCAAATCTGGAACAGATTTGCTGAGCTCTAGGGCTAGCATTTCCTGAGTTCCAGTCTCTCCCTCACAGCAAGGTGAGAATTAATTCACTGCAGGGCTTAGTTATTTCCAGACCATTTTTCCGATCTTCTcacctgctttctcttctctgtgttTTCAGTTTGACGCTCATCCCAGTGTAACTAACACACTCGCACCTAATCTTCAGCTCTTTGGTAAGCACAATCTTGCCGCTCTTCCATCATCATTCTATGGTCTATGGTTCATGATGCATGGCCTCTTATTTAGACTCCCCTTATTATGACCTTAAGAAGGCTTTCACACTGTCactcaagcttttctttcctgaaaatatGTCATCAATGTGTCACCGAATGCCCAGTATAACTCCCCAGAAAGTTATTTCTTCTCCACTGGTTGAAATTCAACAGAGGATATCGCTATCATCTCCAGGTCTCCCAGGCCATCTCATACTGTTGAGAATTTAACAGAACTGGACGTTAGGCTTCCTTATCTCTTTTCCCCAAGCAAGTATATTCAATATTTGTACTCCTACCAATGACAAATTTGACATGGTCTATCCTCTCCCCAGAACGTGAGCTTGTTGTTTTCTCACCTATAACACAAATGTGTTCTCTCACTAACTACAGTCTTTGGCAGACCATCTGAAGCCCCTGGTGGTCTGTGACACTTCCCCAGATGTGGAAATAAACACATAATCCATCACACTGAGGACATACCTCACAGGGAATTATCCCAGTATTGTCTTTCACATATAGGCAACCATCTACcaacttctctttctcctcttgccTTCCATCTGTTAAATAGCCAACCAAGATCAGATAAGCCCGTGGCAAAGAGCTCTGCATGGGTAAAGCACCTTGTCCTTGACGAGCCCATTCCTTAAATTCATTAGTGCTCCAGGTCAGGTGGCTGCAGCATGGCGTGCTCTGTTGATGCAGTAGGTCAGAGACAGAggtgaaactggaaaaaaaagaaaagtaaagacaTAAAATGATGCAGGAGAAACCCAGCCTGCAGTTTGAGGATTACAGTGATCATTGCAGTGGCCCAGAGCCTGGCTAAGCCAGAGGAACCTTAGCTATTGGTACGGTCCGATGATACAACACGGCAAGAAGCAACCCATTCACTTGCATTTGTTAAGGATCTCTCTCAGCTCAGTCAGCATGTCTGTTCTGCTTGAGcatcatctctgaaaacagaTACCCTTTTATACTACAGTCACCTGGTTAGGCATGCAGAagacttgaggaaaaaaacaaaataagtgagggctaacaaacagaaaatgttttcaagtaTGTGTGAGGGTAGATGCGAGGGAGAACAGTTATCAGTTCAGGCATTTTTAGCTTGAATGGGAGACGCCATGAGAAAATCCCAGCTCAAGGCAGTCTACTTGTCAGCAAGGAACACTGGTAAATACAGGCTGTTTCCATCATTAGGTGCTATGAAGTGCTATCAAGCTAGCAATCTTAGGCTGTGCCTTCACTTCCAAGAACACATTCAGGCTAGCCCCTTGAAACTTTAGGCTTACcctcttgtttttttgttgttgtttgtttgttttctgaagggGTTTTAACACTAAATATCAACTACAGATGAAGCTGTTCCCAGTTTAAGCATCTGCTATGCTTAAACTGACAAAGGTACTGAATAAGGGAGAACAAGACAGCATCCTCACTAGATTCGCATCCTCTTCAGTGTTTATGATTATGGTAGCATTCATCATCACTCTTTACATCTTAGCTGACTACACTAGAGTTAACAAAAGCCCTCTGTCCATGCTAACCATCAACACTGACAGAGCTAATGCAAACTGGTCTCCAGCTAGTAATTTCAGTACTTGTTTCCAGTGAGGTTAACTGATAATTTTAGGTTGTGAAACTAGCTCTACTCACAACACCCACTTGCTCAATAGTGGGAGATAATCAAATTCAAATAAGATGAAATTGAGGAGTTTCACTTCATTAGTCAGTTATCAAAGGTTCAAAGCCAGAATCTTGCCTAGATGAGTGATGGGCCTGAATCAGCTACAGCTACAAATAATATTTACATAACAAATTAATCAGAAGAGATAAACACATGCAGATTATATTGTGTATTGGACAGGAACCCAAACAGAAGGACCAGCTGAAAAGGATAGAGGCAAACCACTCCATCCTGAAGGACATTAGAGATAGAACACCACCGGGAATAATGCTGATATCTGCAAGCAGGGTACAGTGCTGCTCACATTTTCTTTACATATGTTGATTGCTTCTTGGGACAGACTAAAACTACAACAGTACACTGAATCCTGGTTATCATGTACAGAGATACTGGTCCCTCTTCTGGTGCTACAGAGTTTGCTGGTTAGCTGCAGACAGAATATCCTTACAAGCAAACAGCCTACCGGCCTCATACAAGATAAATATCAACTTCCTTTAACTCTTTTCTATGAATTGCCCTGAATAAAAACGAAACACTGGTTTTATCATCATAATATATAGTCTACACAAAAAATATGGCTACGAGATAACATCAGTTTAGCTAGTGTGGAAGATCTACCATGTATGTTTATGGATTATTAGTTTAAACTTAAAGGCTCCAAGTCCCTAACCAGTTCTAGTTGACTTTGTCCCAATACCAGCTGTGCCAGGGGTTTTAGCAGACTGTAAGTGCCTCACTGTAAGCTGGAGCAAGAGAGGAATCGATATAGGGGAGCCAGACCTTCCATCCTGGATCCCTCTCAGCAAGCTGCATCTTCTTCACGACAGTAAGCACTCAAAAACCTTTCACCAGCTAAAGCAAGGACGATGCTATCCTAGATTCTCCCTCCGTGAAAGCACACGCCCGAGGGCAAAGCTTGGCCGGCTAACAGCCTAGGAGACCGGGCACAGAGAGGAGTCTCCTGCAGGATCCCGGTGGCAAGGCGCCGTGCAGCGCCGCAGCTGGCCCCGAGCGAGGTGCCCCACTTTGGTTGCACACCCTGCCAGCCGCAGACCGGCAGAACCGGCGCCTCAGCGCACCGCAAGCGCGCCCAGGGGCGCCCCGACGCCCAGCGAGTGCGTGCGGTTACCCGTCTCCAACGGCAGCCCCTCCCCCCCATCCGGGGCAGGCAGCGCACGGGGGAAGGAGCGCCCTCCTGCCCGTCGGGCCGCTGCCAGCGCTCGTGGGGGGCTCGCGGGCGGGCTCCCCGCGGATGGGCCCTCGGCGGGGGAGTTTGCGTGGGGGCcggttaccccccccccccccgcgcaacCGGCCAGTGTGGGgggggcgccgcgcatgcgcaAGGCACTCGCGCCCTCGCGCGCCGCGGTCGCAGGGAgccttctctccctccccgcgGTCACCTGTAGCCGAGCGGTAagtccccgccgcccgcggcccgcaGACACCGCAGCACCGCGTCcaccggcgccggcgccgccccgccagGCCCCTCGCGGGCAGGGAGCGCTCGGCGGGCGAAGGCCTGGGCCGCCTGCAGCCACCGCTGCTCCTagggagaagcagagaagacAGGACTCAGCGCCGCATCCCACGAGGCGGAGAGGGCCCGGAGCCCGCCCGGGTCACTCACCGCCGCGCTGGGCTCCGCCATGGCAGCGCCAGGACAGGCCGCTCGGCTCACGGCATTGCCGTGGCAACGCGGCGGCGGAGCCTGGCCAACCCGCTAGCGCGACGCAGCGGGCCTTAGTCTCCGCCCCCTCTCGTCCCTCCGGCCAatcggcgccgccgcccccgtgcggccctcccctccctccctctcgcgCGCGGGGGCCGCGTCACTGCTCGACGCCCCGGTGAGTGGGGGCCACGGCGCCGCCTCCGTTTTCGCCCGGTCTCAACCGTtagggccgggcgcggcgggccaGTGCGGAGGGCAGatatgggggtcctgggg from Dromaius novaehollandiae isolate bDroNov1 chromosome 1, bDroNov1.hap1, whole genome shotgun sequence encodes the following:
- the CTC1 gene encoding CST complex subunit CTC1 isoform X2, with the protein product MAEPSAAEQRWLQAAQAFARRALPAREGPGGAAPAPVDAVLRCLRAAGGGDLPLGYSFTSVSDLLHQQSTPCCSHLTWSTNEFKEWARQGQGALPMQSSLPRAYLILVGYLTDGRQEEKEKLVDGCLYVKDNTGIIPCEILHFELEWLESLFLFPSWAYVPQTDQGAKGYVEILVDPVPVNALPKKVLDTIPVIYPAAAEPLLASRIPCKKRSKLSVAGELAKLSPLLCIHHKTFFFLFLKCFVSAVGVPVLVQKPNQLAWHHVFQLGHRYIITGLSMSSLKKSGQRVFVTGVSSCLLPYCAKQVKEQPLDSAWQGKSPQSAFPEASVQFSDSSELGVEQERPGSTKESKIISYVGTVTKILNAQAGLFELDNKVCLCLAYQQLLNSAHGLRPGACVKKPLVSFRFIVLGACLNSTVVLKSFSRLSTFYQPTVSSGNLYLQLLFRYNLGMPLYLWLVSLLETFEERFSCFFGHRRLLHSSVHQDRGAAEKFLVPLLQGMVSGREETRDIYNEMLAKRHQCPLQQYWTLDPPCQAPSLSKLCCMAKQKSWDDFCPSQLLSPSEVQHMGTQELNRSLAWSYCMFSAGSFQPRVVLLGVLRVSSRSSSLHLQDKSSTLPCVISHKDGSPFANTALIGSLLQVEAYQLVVERFLQSDFPSWKQLANVEHVREKKNSVYVQFYFEDALVLQAPEVQIQEGPRSRNSSSLKKKDDGGSASELEIPEAKVLKLDDPKPDIERNESCQRDQSSTGKNSCVSRLFLVTQKEGLMLRNYQLLGEGNGEGQELQRSFQATVLWLGRPQFWSRPRKTVNLPELEETNCHGEEGMTQQEALLLFMGKSLRWFPFLHLDGLYRFIVPHCSDLEVFDKLCFPPVPARFLSRSCCPICLPVPDTWHLQHETWISCLTERQLAAGSVLTGMEQRISSIPEVLSNRFTGSLVSFPGEIVERTLCASPKNEKPSMSLSLLQQKGSLLATDHSVKLSVSVAPSSPVVLDVYIAATYLQHLWGLLPGAKVLFQNLERKISRFHNVYCTYIASSCISIMSLPASRLPLLSSPAGEASSSSLVFLSNLQLHLQNMPQARILCHLSCVLTLSVQWVCSLCNSIFKEGKCTRHNPPCPSHIGVRQASARVLVEDGTGEALVLCRNQHVAAVLGLSLLEWEAVQNCVQSRGSVSIQHGEATGTGCVEEPEDLLACYLRSLCRSPLICRPILLDFSLDRKPSKIPQPAPLQLRNFRCGEAEFVSQVQPRPSLLCLNVEEVEQKALCCLNSERIRRTSSHC